A region of Candidatus Defluviilinea gracilis DNA encodes the following proteins:
- a CDS encoding DUF433 domain-containing protein, which translates to MATATFTGTIPLKVDKDGVIRVSKTRVTLDTIVAAFLEGLTAEEIAVQYPVVPLADVYSVIGYYLHQKSKVQEYLKRREKFALEVRKQNEERFNQSGIRERLLARRQTI; encoded by the coding sequence ATGGCAACCGCAACATTTACTGGAACCATCCCATTGAAAGTTGATAAAGACGGCGTGATCCGCGTCAGCAAAACGCGCGTGACACTGGATACAATCGTTGCCGCGTTTCTCGAAGGCTTGACCGCCGAAGAGATCGCGGTTCAGTATCCCGTTGTCCCCTTGGCAGATGTGTACTCTGTGATCGGTTATTACCTGCATCAGAAAAGCAAAGTTCAGGAGTATCTCAAACGCCGCGAAAAATTTGCCCTAGAAGTGCGGAAACAAAATGAAGAACGCTTCAATCAATCAGGGATTCGAGAGCGGTTGTTAGCGAGACGACAAACAATTTGA
- a CDS encoding NUDIX hydrolase, with protein sequence MSTSEFNFCPRCGASVMPVEKFGRVRPVCPQCGWIHYVDPKVAAAALIVDDGRVLLVRRVNEPHRGLWTLPAGFVDGGEDPAEAAARECLEETGLRVRVTRVFDIVSGREHPRGADFVIVYVAEVLGGDMKPDDDADAVEWFDKTNLPPLAFRATQKVLQSFYA encoded by the coding sequence ATGTCAACCTCCGAATTCAATTTCTGCCCGCGTTGTGGCGCGTCGGTGATGCCCGTCGAAAAGTTTGGACGTGTGCGCCCCGTTTGCCCGCAATGCGGGTGGATTCATTATGTAGACCCGAAGGTCGCCGCGGCGGCGTTGATCGTGGATGATGGGCGCGTGCTGTTGGTGCGGCGCGTCAACGAACCGCATCGCGGACTGTGGACTCTGCCCGCAGGGTTTGTGGACGGCGGCGAAGACCCAGCCGAAGCGGCGGCGCGTGAATGTTTGGAAGAGACAGGCTTGCGCGTGCGCGTGACGCGCGTGTTCGACATCGTGTCGGGGCGCGAGCATCCGCGCGGCGCGGACTTTGTCATCGTGTATGTTGCCGAAGTTCTCGGCGGCGACATGAAACCCGACGACGACGCGGATGCGGTTGAGTGGTTCGATAAAACTAATTTGCCGCCGCTCGCTTTTCGCGCGACTCAAAAAGTGCTACAATCTTTTTATGCTTGA
- the lysS gene encoding lysine--tRNA ligase — protein MTEYTQLEKVRLQKLEELRAEGLEPFPTRAKRTHLSAEAIAEFESAEKDGKEVRAVLAGRIRAMRTMGKISFAHIEDGAGKVQLFLRANEVGKERLDLFNKMFDLGDFVQAEGVMFRTKSGEVTLHVHDFHLLAKAVSPLPAAKDETLEDGTVVRHAALEHPELRARQRYADLAVNPDVRETFRKRAAIIKSLREFLDGKGFLEVETPILQPLYGGAAARPFVTHHNELEQDMYLRISFELYLKRLLVGNLEKVYEIGRDFRNEGVSFKHNPEFTQLEFYWAYADYLQVMELTEQMVSFTAQQVLGTMKIKYKENEIDLTPPWKRLEMREGIKQTSGIDIAEHKSAEELFKAIKAKHPNKTPDPKATRGKLIDFLLSDFLEPTLIQPTFLYNYPRDISPLAKSIPGDALTVERFEGYVAGFELCNAFTELNDPLDQEQRFVEMGRDYAEGDDEKHPLDEDYLRAMRYGMPPNGGFGMGVDRLAMLLLDKHSIREVLLFPALRKEE, from the coding sequence ATGACCGAATATACCCAACTCGAAAAAGTCCGTTTGCAGAAACTTGAGGAGCTACGCGCTGAGGGCTTGGAGCCGTTCCCCACGCGCGCCAAGCGGACGCACCTCAGCGCGGAAGCGATTGCCGAATTTGAATCTGCTGAAAAAGATGGCAAGGAAGTCCGAGCCGTGCTCGCGGGTCGCATCCGCGCGATGCGGACGATGGGCAAAATTTCGTTCGCGCACATCGAGGACGGCGCGGGCAAAGTGCAGTTATTCCTCCGCGCAAACGAAGTGGGCAAAGAGCGACTCGACCTTTTCAACAAGATGTTCGACCTCGGCGACTTCGTTCAAGCGGAGGGGGTGATGTTCCGCACAAAAAGCGGAGAGGTCACGCTTCACGTCCACGATTTTCATTTGCTCGCCAAAGCGGTGAGTCCGTTACCCGCCGCAAAGGACGAGACTCTCGAAGATGGGACCGTTGTCCGTCATGCCGCGTTGGAGCATCCCGAATTGCGCGCGCGACAACGTTACGCAGACCTGGCGGTGAATCCCGATGTCCGCGAGACGTTCCGCAAACGCGCGGCGATCATTAAGTCGTTGCGCGAATTTTTGGATGGCAAAGGTTTTCTCGAAGTCGAGACTCCAATCCTCCAACCGTTGTACGGCGGAGCGGCGGCGCGTCCGTTCGTGACACATCACAACGAACTCGAACAAGATATGTATCTACGCATCTCGTTCGAGTTATATTTGAAACGACTGCTCGTCGGCAACTTGGAAAAAGTCTACGAGATCGGGCGCGACTTCCGCAACGAAGGAGTCTCGTTCAAGCACAACCCCGAATTTACGCAACTCGAATTCTATTGGGCATACGCGGACTATCTGCAAGTGATGGAACTGACCGAGCAAATGGTTTCGTTCACGGCTCAGCAAGTCCTTGGCACGATGAAGATCAAGTACAAAGAAAATGAAATTGATTTAACCCCGCCATGGAAACGACTCGAAATGCGCGAGGGCATTAAACAAACCAGCGGCATAGACATTGCCGAGCATAAATCCGCTGAGGAGTTGTTCAAGGCGATCAAAGCGAAGCACCCGAACAAGACTCCCGATCCGAAAGCGACGCGCGGCAAGTTGATCGACTTCCTGCTCAGCGATTTCCTCGAACCCACGTTAATCCAGCCGACGTTCTTGTACAACTATCCGCGCGATATTTCCCCGCTGGCGAAGTCCATCCCTGGCGATGCGCTGACTGTCGAGCGGTTCGAGGGATACGTCGCGGGTTTCGAGTTGTGCAACGCCTTCACCGAGTTGAACGATCCGCTCGATCAGGAACAACGCTTCGTCGAAATGGGACGCGATTACGCGGAGGGCGACGACGAGAAACATCCGCTCGATGAGGATTACCTCCGCGCCATGCGCTACGGTATGCCTCCCAACGGCGGATTTGGCATGGGCGTGGATCGTCTCGCCATGTTGCTGCTCGACAAACATTCCATCCGCGAGGTGCTGTTGTTCCCCGCGTTGAGGAAGGAAGAATAG
- a CDS encoding PilZ domain-containing protein gives MQERRKQPRKNLMSYSQVFDLYEGRLIGYLGDLNLLGAMVIGDEPMPLDTKLTASIQLPELPNVSATRMALPVRVAWCQQDLSPEFFNIGFEFELVTDEQKRIIEAVMENYEFRRESPNYPPRPEVG, from the coding sequence ATGCAAGAGAGACGCAAACAACCGCGCAAGAATTTGATGTCGTATTCGCAGGTCTTCGATCTATACGAAGGCAGGCTCATCGGCTACCTCGGCGACCTGAACCTGCTGGGGGCAATGGTGATCGGCGACGAGCCAATGCCGCTGGACACAAAATTGACCGCCTCGATCCAACTACCCGAATTGCCGAATGTCTCTGCCACGCGCATGGCTTTGCCGGTCCGCGTTGCGTGGTGCCAACAAGACCTCAGCCCTGAATTCTTCAACATCGGGTTTGAGTTCGAGCTTGTGACCGACGAACAGAAACGCATCATCGAAGCCGTGATGGAAAATTACGAGTTCCGCCGCGAATCGCCGAACTATCCGCCTCGCCCCGAAGTAGGGTAA
- a CDS encoding caspase family protein, whose amino-acid sequence MSGKFALIIGNTEYTDPGLAQLTAPGKDTEDFARVLKDKSLCKFDEVNVLFNQTESAIREAIDSLYYLKRPDDLLVLYFSGHGVRDEYGSLYLAVKNTNRSRLRSTAIKSDYVRESMDQSRSKRQVLILDCCNSGAFQQGTKAATGASIGTSSAFEGNGYGRVVLTASDSTQFAWEGDKAIGETENSLFTHFLIRGLEGEADRNRDGNITVDELYDFAYEQVLNITTKQTPGKWSYKEQGEIILRQYVPVGDKKTRTEELRVLHHERLKMIQSRQEKLLQEKEELESRISESESLRLSSKKSTSSKSWVIPTGIFLILCGFAISALWVSNRIFSLFASPPQTSTDSVSVTPIPSEGNFQTPTAVVSPIIQNFPAYPHLLESLINSEVSYFDGFDNPLVTGSTFSGGAINNGVLEIIGTENWDGVSRKKNFKDGEGIIVDFKYTNDALFEAFFEQGDFGNESYRRFGIFIGDNSILTNEYDGDQLIQSTPLSGNISLNADTGYSLLMAIITDAQFVVAVWDPANPSDILFLREEKDSTWIESDWIFYVQANQGIITLDNYKEITFRNLK is encoded by the coding sequence ATGAGCGGAAAATTCGCCCTCATCATCGGCAACACGGAATATACCGACCCCGGTCTGGCGCAACTGACCGCGCCGGGCAAGGACACGGAGGATTTTGCGCGCGTGTTGAAGGACAAAAGTCTTTGTAAATTCGATGAAGTCAATGTTTTATTCAATCAAACAGAGTCTGCAATCCGTGAAGCGATTGACAGTCTCTATTATCTTAAAAGACCAGATGATTTGCTTGTGCTATATTTTTCAGGTCATGGCGTACGAGACGAGTATGGTTCGTTGTATCTTGCGGTAAAAAATACAAATCGTTCTCGTTTGAGATCTACGGCGATTAAATCAGACTATGTACGAGAGTCCATGGACCAAAGTCGTTCCAAACGGCAAGTACTCATCCTTGACTGCTGCAATAGCGGCGCGTTCCAACAAGGGACAAAAGCAGCTACCGGCGCAAGTATTGGGACATCATCCGCTTTTGAAGGGAATGGGTATGGTCGTGTAGTTTTGACAGCTAGCGACTCCACCCAGTTCGCATGGGAAGGAGACAAGGCCATCGGCGAAACGGAAAATTCGCTGTTCACCCATTTTCTTATCCGGGGGCTTGAAGGCGAAGCCGACAGAAACCGCGACGGGAACATCACTGTTGACGAATTGTACGATTTTGCTTATGAGCAAGTTCTCAACATAACCACAAAACAGACACCGGGAAAATGGTCATACAAGGAACAAGGTGAAATCATTCTTCGGCAATATGTTCCCGTTGGCGACAAAAAGACACGGACCGAAGAACTTCGAGTCCTGCATCATGAACGATTGAAAATGATACAGAGCAGGCAGGAAAAATTGTTACAGGAGAAAGAGGAACTTGAATCAAGAATTAGCGAATCTGAATCTCTCCGCTTATCATCCAAAAAATCAACATCAAGCAAGTCATGGGTAATACCAACAGGAATTTTCCTAATACTTTGCGGTTTCGCAATCAGCGCGCTTTGGGTCAGTAATAGAATATTCTCATTATTTGCATCCCCACCCCAAACGAGCACAGACTCGGTTTCCGTCACACCCATTCCTAGCGAAGGAAATTTTCAAACACCTACCGCGGTCGTAAGTCCTATCATCCAAAATTTTCCAGCATACCCCCACCTCTTGGAATCCTTGATTAATTCAGAAGTTTCATATTTTGATGGTTTTGATAATCCTCTTGTAACGGGTTCAACTTTTTCCGGTGGAGCAATTAACAACGGTGTATTGGAAATCATCGGCACTGAAAACTGGGACGGGGTTTCTCGGAAAAAGAACTTTAAGGACGGCGAGGGAATTATCGTTGATTTCAAATATACAAACGATGCGCTTTTTGAAGCGTTTTTCGAGCAGGGCGATTTTGGCAACGAATCGTACAGACGGTTTGGCATTTTCATCGGCGACAACTCTATTCTGACAAACGAGTATGATGGGGATCAACTCATTCAAAGTACCCCTCTGTCAGGGAATATTTCGCTCAATGCAGATACGGGGTATTCGCTATTAATGGCAATTATAACAGATGCGCAGTTTGTTGTGGCTGTTTGGGATCCAGCTAACCCATCGGATATTCTATTTCTTCGAGAGGAAAAAGACTCGACATGGATTGAGTCGGACTGGATTTTTTATGTGCAGGCAAATCAAGGTATCATCACCCTTGATAATTACAAGGAAATTACTTTTAGAAACCTGAAATGA
- the greA gene encoding transcription elongation factor GreA, whose product MPNNNFLTKEGYQKLQDELDYLRTAKRQEVANRLHEAMEGGELIENAEYEAAKNEQAFVEGRIQELDLLLATAKIIEDNGKKKGDVVHLGSKVTIKEGNFEAETFAIVGAAEANPREGKISNESPIGKAILNRKVGDIVKVETPGGTYNVKILKVG is encoded by the coding sequence ATGCCTAACAACAATTTCTTAACTAAAGAAGGTTACCAGAAGCTTCAAGACGAATTGGATTATTTGCGAACCGCCAAACGGCAGGAAGTCGCCAATCGTCTGCACGAAGCCATGGAAGGTGGGGAACTCATTGAAAATGCCGAATACGAAGCCGCCAAGAACGAGCAGGCTTTCGTGGAAGGGCGCATTCAGGAACTCGATTTGTTGCTCGCCACCGCCAAGATCATCGAGGATAACGGCAAGAAAAAAGGCGACGTGGTGCACCTCGGTTCGAAGGTGACGATCAAAGAGGGCAACTTCGAGGCGGAGACGTTTGCCATCGTCGGCGCGGCGGAAGCCAACCCGCGCGAGGGGAAGATCTCGAACGAGTCGCCCATCGGGAAAGCCATCTTGAATCGCAAGGTGGGCGATATTGTCAAAGTCGAAACGCCCGGCGGCACATATAATGTTAAAATCCTGAAAGTCGGATAG
- a CDS encoding sigma-70 family RNA polymerase sigma factor — translation MNEQALITDAQGGNLDAFNTLILHYQDSVFNTALRILGDEDQAADASQEAFISAFKSIASFRGGSFKAWLMRTVTNACYDELRRQKRRPTTPLEPDTNDGDEMDSPRWLADPNMTPAQQAEADEVEHAIQHCLDNLPLEFKTVVVMADIQGMDYTEVAATVRVPLGTIKSRLARARLRLRECLQGFAELLPASYRLESGVAQ, via the coding sequence ATGAACGAACAAGCCCTCATCACCGACGCGCAAGGCGGAAACCTCGACGCCTTCAACACGCTCATCTTGCATTATCAAGACAGCGTGTTCAACACCGCCCTCCGCATCCTCGGCGACGAAGACCAAGCCGCCGACGCCTCGCAAGAGGCGTTCATCTCCGCGTTCAAAAGCATCGCATCGTTTCGCGGCGGATCGTTCAAAGCGTGGCTCATGCGCACCGTCACCAACGCGTGCTACGACGAACTGCGCCGACAAAAACGCCGACCCACAACTCCGCTCGAACCCGACACCAACGACGGCGACGAAATGGATTCCCCGCGCTGGCTCGCCGACCCGAACATGACTCCCGCACAGCAAGCCGAAGCCGACGAAGTCGAACACGCGATCCAGCACTGCCTCGATAACCTCCCGCTCGAATTCAAAACTGTCGTCGTAATGGCAGACATTCAAGGCATGGACTACACCGAAGTCGCCGCCACCGTTCGCGTGCCGCTCGGCACCATCAAGAGTCGCCTCGCCCGCGCACGCTTAAGATTACGTGAGTGCCTGCAAGGCTTCGCGGAACTTTTGCCCGCATCGTATCGTCTTGAAAGCGGTGTTGCACAATGA
- a CDS encoding caspase family protein, whose translation MSAKYALVIGNTDYADPGLAQLTAPGKDAEDFARVLKDKGLCEFDDVKVLLNQVSSSIIEAIDEFFDQKKPDDLLVLYFSGHGVRDELGSLYLAVKNTIRSRLRSTAIKSDYIREVMDQSRSRRQVLVLDCCNSGAFQQGTKAATGVSVGTATAFEGGYGRIILTASDSTQFAWEGDRVIGETDNSLFTHFLVEGLEGEADIDGDGRITVDELYDYAYEKVKHATPKQTPSKFSSKQQGEIILRQNISVEEIKSVPLPTPLLDSIENPFSDIRLGAVQQLTKLLNGKNLGLARSAREALERIAEEDDSRQVQRAAAGALESVREGEKKAKDEESDRITEEAQNVIHKRVMEAERLEKEKVKPSVARILDAKKELSKPEPEIINSSISNQQAILWITLGWVVAGAISRTVFWAVDEFSTPLVGIVSWGIGGYVTTIILRARDILPSEKNIYLVTFIWVIGGIIGWADTSMITAAPIAVVGDTIGILIALAGTLGIEKLRSRWKDMLWLILFWAISSAVGWTIGKWIYYADGFLFNYYIGKAAGWGLAWAISGAIGGYVLGRQLLKAPKETAQEEFAGKWTIAEFIEKHKVFLLSWKGRSLLGVLVGLILGILFGIIYGIVNETTYNFAYAYSTFYLDVPHIILLVACGLAGLIAFPHRWTIPLMIGGFIVVGIAKSQEGSLPYDLLAFGGVYGLPAGALLSRILYWLKVIK comes from the coding sequence ATGAGCGCCAAATACGCCTTGGTCATCGGCAACACGGACTACGCCGACCCGGGGTTGGCTCAACTCACCGCGCCCGGCAAGGACGCGGAAGATTTTGCGCGCGTGTTGAAGGACAAAGGTCTCTGCGAGTTTGACGATGTAAAAGTTTTGCTGAATCAGGTTTCCTCTTCCATTATCGAAGCGATTGACGAATTCTTCGACCAAAAGAAACCCGATGATTTACTCGTTTTGTATTTTTCGGGTCACGGTGTGCGAGATGAACTTGGTTCGTTGTATCTGGCGGTCAAAAATACGATCCGTTCACGATTGAGATCAACGGCGATCAAGTCTGACTACATCCGCGAGGTGATGGATCAATCGCGGTCGAGGCGGCAAGTCCTCGTTTTGGATTGTTGCAACAGCGGCGCGTTCCAGCAAGGGACAAAAGCCGCGACGGGCGTGAGCGTTGGCACGGCAACCGCGTTCGAGGGCGGATATGGTCGCATCATTCTCACCGCCAGCGACTCGACTCAATTCGCATGGGAAGGCGATAGAGTCATTGGTGAGACGGACAACTCGCTTTTCACTCACTTCCTCGTCGAGGGACTCGAAGGCGAAGCAGATATAGACGGCGATGGAAGAATCACTGTTGATGAGTTGTACGATTACGCGTATGAAAAAGTAAAACATGCGACACCGAAACAAACCCCGTCGAAGTTTTCGAGCAAGCAACAGGGCGAGATCATTCTTCGCCAAAATATATCCGTCGAAGAGATCAAGTCGGTGCCGTTGCCCACTCCCCTGTTGGACTCGATTGAGAATCCATTTTCAGATATTCGTCTCGGCGCGGTGCAACAACTGACGAAATTATTGAACGGAAAAAATCTTGGGCTGGCACGATCCGCGCGAGAGGCGTTGGAAAGAATCGCCGAAGAGGATGACAGCCGTCAAGTCCAGCGTGCGGCGGCGGGGGCGTTGGAGTCCGTGCGCGAGGGCGAGAAAAAAGCCAAAGATGAAGAATCAGACAGAATAACGGAAGAGGCGCAGAACGTCATCCACAAACGCGTCATGGAAGCGGAACGTCTGGAGAAGGAAAAAGTCAAACCATCAGTGGCACGAATCCTTGATGCCAAGAAAGAACTTTCGAAGCCTGAGCCTGAGATAATAAACTCATCCATTTCGAATCAGCAAGCGATCTTATGGATCACTTTGGGCTGGGTCGTTGCCGGGGCGATTAGTAGGACAGTTTTCTGGGCAGTGGACGAATTCAGCACGCCATTGGTCGGTATCGTCAGTTGGGGGATCGGTGGCTACGTAACTACAATTATCCTGCGAGCCCGAGATATCCTTCCCAGCGAGAAAAATATTTATCTGGTAACTTTTATCTGGGTCATCGGCGGGATAATCGGTTGGGCAGATACGAGCATGATCACGGCGGCGCCCATTGCGGTAGTTGGAGATACGATCGGGATTCTGATCGCGTTGGCGGGCACGCTTGGTATTGAAAAATTACGCTCGCGTTGGAAAGACATGCTGTGGTTGATATTGTTCTGGGCAATTTCAAGCGCGGTCGGCTGGACAATCGGTAAGTGGATTTATTATGCTGATGGGTTTTTGTTCAATTATTACATCGGCAAAGCGGCTGGATGGGGACTCGCCTGGGCAATTTCGGGCGCAATCGGCGGTTACGTTTTGGGTCGGCAACTTCTAAAAGCACCTAAAGAAACAGCACAAGAAGAGTTCGCAGGCAAATGGACCATCGCTGAATTCATAGAGAAACACAAGGTATTTCTTCTTTCATGGAAGGGACGAAGCCTACTAGGCGTACTGGTTGGATTAATCCTTGGAATATTGTTCGGAATAATATACGGGATAGTCAATGAAACCACCTACAACTTTGCCTACGCATATTCCACCTTTTATTTAGATGTTCCACACATTATCTTGTTAGTCGCTTGCGGTCTGGCTGGATTAATAGCGTTTCCACACAGATGGACTATCCCATTGATGATCGGCGGTTTCATTGTTGTAGGTATTGCCAAGAGTCAAGAAGGATCTTTGCCATATGACTTGCTTGCATTTGGAGGTGTGTACGGCCTTCCAGCAGGCGCTTTACTTTCTAGAATTTTGTATTGGCTAAAAGTAATCAAGTAA
- a CDS encoding DUF3054 domain-containing protein has product MSKKMLFISDAVAIALVTFAGFAFHGETDASILPRFLLSYVPLTVAWFIIAPLLGLYQPEITSNPKQLWRPALAMIFAAPLAALSRANILGSMVIPVFANVLAATSALGMVVWRGIYLFMKTKRADT; this is encoded by the coding sequence ATGTCAAAAAAGATGTTGTTCATTAGCGACGCTGTCGCCATTGCGCTGGTCACGTTTGCGGGATTTGCCTTTCACGGCGAGACAGACGCATCCATCCTGCCGCGTTTTCTGTTGAGTTATGTTCCGCTCACCGTTGCGTGGTTCATCATCGCCCCGCTGCTTGGACTATACCAACCAGAGATCACATCCAACCCCAAACAACTGTGGCGACCCGCGCTGGCGATGATCTTCGCCGCGCCGCTCGCGGCTCTCTCGCGCGCCAACATCCTCGGCTCGATGGTGATTCCCGTTTTTGCAAACGTCCTCGCCGCCACATCCGCGTTGGGGATGGTAGTGTGGCGGGGGATTTATCTTTTTATGAAAACAAAAAGGGCGGACACGTAG
- the amrB gene encoding AmmeMemoRadiSam system protein B: protein MLDVRPSPIAGTWYEGNAKNLARVVDEYLNNAQLPELNGEVVAVIAPHAGHRYSGAVAGFGFATVRNLQFDLVVVISPFHNLSNYPLLTTTHDAYGTPLGNIEVDKSALAELSSHLDIPITPIRADKEHSLEIELPFLQRALTGEFKLLPIMIRAQEVDVAKKLGLALAQVLRNKNALLVASTDLSHFYDQTTANMLDAEMLKRFESFDPESIFEAEHTGKAFACGHAAVAAALWASRELGANKVQILRHATSGDVTGDFTSVVGYGAGVVLKG from the coding sequence ATGCTTGATGTTCGCCCGTCTCCGATCGCTGGGACTTGGTATGAGGGGAATGCAAAGAATTTGGCTCGTGTCGTTGATGAATATTTGAATAACGCGCAATTGCCTGAGTTGAATGGGGAGGTGGTGGCAGTCATCGCGCCGCACGCGGGGCATCGCTATTCGGGCGCGGTGGCTGGGTTTGGATTCGCAACAGTTCGAAATTTGCAATTCGATTTAGTTGTGGTCATTTCTCCATTCCATAACTTATCAAATTATCCATTGCTCACAACCACCCACGACGCGTATGGTACTCCGCTTGGAAATATTGAAGTGGATAAATCCGCGCTGGCGGAGTTATCTTCGCATCTCGATATTCCCATCACTCCAATTCGCGCCGATAAAGAACATTCGCTTGAAATTGAACTTCCATTTTTACAACGTGCATTGACAGGTGAATTCAAACTCTTGCCCATCATGATCCGCGCGCAAGAAGTAGATGTGGCAAAGAAACTCGGTCTTGCGCTTGCACAAGTTTTGAGAAACAAAAACGCTCTGCTCGTCGCCTCCACCGACCTCTCCCACTTTTACGACCAAACCACCGCGAACATGCTCGACGCCGAAATGCTCAAGCGGTTCGAGTCGTTCGACCCCGAATCCATTTTTGAAGCGGAACACACAGGCAAAGCCTTCGCCTGCGGACATGCCGCCGTCGCCGCCGCGTTGTGGGCATCGCGCGAGTTGGGCGCGAACAAAGTGCAAATTTTACGTCACGCCACCTCAGGCGATGTGACGGGAGATTTCACGTCCGTTGTGGGGTATGGGGCGGGGGTGGTTTTGAAGGGATAA
- a CDS encoding PIG-L family deacetylase, which produces MRWIYLSPHLDDAVFSAGGLIYEQTQAGVPVEIWTIMCGDPRLTEYSQFAQRLHQIWGFSSAEETVRKRRMEDTLAASIVGAKAIHFDFLDCIYRRDKNGDWLYPSEIFGAIHPADADYPAQIASAISARLNPDDVLVCQLGLGSHVDHVLVRQAAELLGKPLRYDIDVPYWCYKPHELEAKAAGMVEETVRITEPSLTRWIEASLAYTSQFPALGDQFDTPENVTKSIRNYWAERQGIRLLQYD; this is translated from the coding sequence ATGCGATGGATATACCTTTCCCCTCACCTTGACGACGCCGTCTTTTCCGCGGGCGGTTTGATCTACGAACAAACTCAAGCAGGCGTCCCAGTTGAAATCTGGACGATCATGTGCGGCGACCCGCGCCTCACCGAGTATTCTCAATTCGCGCAAAGGCTTCACCAAATTTGGGGATTCTCCTCCGCGGAAGAAACTGTCCGCAAGCGGCGGATGGAAGATACGCTCGCCGCCTCCATCGTCGGCGCGAAGGCGATCCACTTCGATTTTCTCGATTGCATCTACCGCCGCGACAAAAATGGGGATTGGCTTTACCCCTCTGAAATCTTCGGCGCGATTCACCCAGCGGATGCGGATTACCCCGCGCAGATCGCCTCTGCCATTTCCGCCCGCCTCAACCCCGACGATGTGCTGGTCTGCCAACTTGGGCTTGGCTCGCACGTCGACCACGTGCTCGTGCGGCAAGCCGCGGAACTTTTGGGCAAACCCCTCCGTTATGACATTGACGTTCCATACTGGTGCTACAAACCACACGAACTGGAGGCAAAAGCGGCTGGGATGGTCGAGGAAACTGTCAGGATAACTGAACCCAGCCTCACCCGTTGGATCGAAGCGTCGCTCGCTTATACATCCCAATTTCCCGCGCTCGGAGACCAGTTCGATACCCCCGAAAACGTGACCAAATCCATCCGAAATTACTGGGCTGAGCGGCAGGGAATCCGTTTATTGCAATATGATTAG
- a CDS encoding BrnA antitoxin family protein, translating into MYKQLPKFKNEEEERRFWAKNDSSDLIDWKKAQRAVFPNLKPTLKSISLRLPESMIAELRQLANERDVPYQSLIKHFLRESINNEYSVKRPKA; encoded by the coding sequence ATGTACAAGCAACTTCCTAAATTCAAGAACGAGGAAGAAGAGCGCCGATTTTGGGCTAAAAATGATTCCAGCGATCTGATCGATTGGAAGAAGGCTCAACGCGCCGTTTTCCCCAATCTGAAGCCCACCTTGAAATCTATTTCTTTGCGCCTGCCCGAATCGATGATCGCTGAACTGCGCCAACTGGCGAATGAACGCGACGTGCCATATCAATCATTGATCAAGCATTTTCTTCGGGAAAGCATCAATAACGAATATTCGGTGAAGAGACCGAAAGCATAA